A window of the Oscillospiraceae bacterium genome harbors these coding sequences:
- a CDS encoding response regulator transcription factor yields the protein MYKILIVEDDSIIASAIAKHLAAWGLQAVLIKDFQHVTETFAKEDPQLVLMDITLPFFNGYHWCEEIRRISKVPIIFLSSASDNMNIVMAMNMGGDDFIAKPFDINVLTAKIQAVLRRTYDFGAPANLIEHAGAILNLSDATFSFSDQKLSLSKNELKILQALMENKGHVVRREDLMTRLWETDSYVDENTLTVNINRLRRKLEELGLSDFIVTKKGLGYMVKA from the coding sequence TTGTATAAAATTTTGATTGTAGAGGACGACAGCATTATTGCCAGCGCGATCGCCAAGCATCTCGCCGCATGGGGACTGCAGGCCGTTTTGATTAAGGACTTTCAGCATGTAACCGAAACATTTGCCAAAGAGGACCCTCAGCTTGTTTTAATGGACATTACTCTTCCCTTTTTTAATGGCTACCATTGGTGCGAAGAGATCCGCCGCATTTCTAAAGTGCCGATTATCTTTCTCTCTTCAGCATCTGACAATATGAATATCGTCATGGCGATGAACATGGGCGGCGATGATTTTATAGCTAAGCCCTTTGATATCAATGTATTGACAGCAAAAATACAAGCGGTGCTGCGGCGCACCTATGACTTTGGCGCACCGGCAAATTTAATTGAACATGCGGGCGCTATTTTAAACCTCTCGGACGCGACCTTTTCTTTTTCGGACCAAAAGCTCTCGCTGAGCAAAAATGAGCTGAAAATTCTACAGGCACTGATGGAAAACAAGGGCCATGTCGTGCGGCGTGAGGACCTGATGACTCGCCTGTGGGAAACCGACAGCTATGTGGATGAAAACACCCTGACGGTCAACATCAACCGTCTGCGGCGCAAGTTGGAGGAACTGGGACTTTCCGATTTCATTGTGACAAAGAAAGGGCTCGGCTATATGGTGAAAGCATGA
- a CDS encoding sensor histidine kinase → MKLFFSYLQMHHKSLLFIGASALIFLMIFSLYDLPFTAVGYAAALSVCCGAVIGLLDFLNFRKKHFWLQKLQKQIMFGLDILPQPRTLVEKDYQELLQALFSYTADLTTEYDRSHCEMTDYYTLWAHQIKTPIAAMRILLQSDQGPDHDALCDCLFHIEEYVNMVLSYVRLNESGSDFVIKMCSLDAIVRGVIHKYAPLFIRKKVALHYQPISCTVLTDEKWLSFVIEQVLSNALKYTPSGSVSIYLEEPETLVIADTGIGIAPEDLPRIGQKGFTGYNGRMDKKSTGIGLYLCRRILKKLSHTFSISSEAGKGTAVRIGLQYSKIKME, encoded by the coding sequence ATGAAACTCTTTTTTTCTTATCTGCAAATGCACCACAAGTCTCTTTTATTTATCGGCGCCTCTGCGCTTATTTTTCTAATGATTTTTTCGCTGTACGACCTGCCGTTTACAGCAGTGGGCTATGCGGCAGCGCTGTCTGTCTGCTGCGGGGCTGTGATTGGTCTGCTCGATTTTTTGAACTTTCGCAAAAAGCATTTCTGGCTGCAAAAGCTGCAGAAACAGATTATGTTTGGTCTGGATATTCTGCCGCAGCCGCGCACGCTGGTGGAAAAAGACTACCAGGAACTGCTGCAGGCCCTATTTTCCTATACGGCAGACCTGACCACAGAATATGACCGCAGCCACTGTGAAATGACCGATTACTATACCCTGTGGGCACACCAGATCAAGACCCCGATTGCGGCCATGCGCATTCTTTTGCAGTCTGACCAGGGACCAGACCACGACGCCCTGTGCGACTGCCTATTTCACATTGAAGAATACGTGAATATGGTGCTCTCTTATGTACGGCTGAATGAAAGCGGCAGTGACTTTGTGATAAAAATGTGTTCCTTAGACGCCATTGTGCGGGGAGTGATCCATAAATATGCGCCGCTGTTTATCCGCAAAAAAGTTGCTCTGCATTACCAGCCGATTTCCTGTACGGTGCTGACCGACGAAAAGTGGCTCTCTTTCGTGATTGAGCAAGTACTTTCTAATGCGCTGAAGTACACGCCCAGCGGCAGTGTTTCTATCTATCTAGAAGAACCGGAAACACTGGTGATTGCCGACACTGGCATCGGTATTGCGCCGGAAGACCTGCCGCGTATCGGACAAAAGGGCTTTACCGGCTACAATGGCCGTATGGATAAAAAATCGACCGGCATCGGGCTGTACCTGTGCCGCAGAATTTTGAAAAAGCTTTCGCACACTTTTTCCATTTCATCGGAAGCAGGCAAAGGCACCGCTGTAAGAATCGGTCTGCAGTACAGCAAAATCAAAATGGAATGA